The DNA region CCCCCCGGAACCGATCGCAATCAAGCCCCTCTCCGGCTCAATCACATCACCATTACCTGAAATAATCAGTGAGGCATTCTCATCCGCCACCGCCAGCAACGCCTCTAACTTACGCAACATACGGTCAGTACGCCAGTCTTTGGCCATCTCGACGGCTGCACGCACCAGATTACCCTGGTGTTTCTCCAGCTTCGCTTCAAAACGCTCAAAGAGCGTAAAGGCGTCCGCCGTACCGCCCGCAAAACCGGCAATCACTTTACCGTTATAGAGGCGACGCACCTTGCGTGCATTGCCCTTCATCACCGTATTTCCCAGCGTTACCTGGCCATCACCACCGATAACCACCTTGTTCCCCCGACGTACCGAGAGGATCGTGGTTCCACGAAACTGTTCCAATGAGACTCTCCCCTAAACTGATTTTGGCTTATTGTACACCAAGGCACCGGGATGACACTGAAGATGTTCTATAAAAATAGCGACCTATAAACAACATCCCTAATCGGACAAATAATGATTGAACACCACTCAAGTCAGTAGCATCTACATCCGATACAACTATCCAGCAGGCAAACCGAACCCGGGTATCTCATAAATCATGCATAGCCTCACTTTTTCATTGATTTTACAGAAAAATTTACCTTAAATATTAATGTGTTGCGTGGTTATCGGGCAAGCTTATTAAATATCCGAGCTAATTACTTTCATTTAAAATAACCATAGCAATTGGTGGAGAATCAAGCCATGAAACCACTCTTTAGCGGCTTTAAAAATCTTAAAATCAGCATAAAAGC from Gammaproteobacteria bacterium includes:
- the hslV gene encoding ATP-dependent protease subunit HslV, encoding MEQFRGTTILSVRRGNKVVIGGDGQVTLGNTVMKGNARKVRRLYNGKVIAGFAGGTADAFTLFERFEAKLEKHQGNLVRAAVEMAKDWRTDRMLRKLEALLAVADENASLIISGNGDVIEPERGLIAIGSGGPFAQSAASALLDCTEMDSRAIVEKALTIAGDICIYTNHNQTIEELEIRNGE